The Candidatus Krumholzibacteriia bacterium genome includes the window GCCGAAGCTGAGCGGCACGCCGGCTCGGAGCAGGGTGCGGTAGGCATTGCAGTGGGCGAGCCGTGCACCGAGTCGCTGTTCGTTCATACCCCCCGGCTGCGACCAGCGCCCGACGAAGTTAGGCTGCACGCAAGCATAGAGCCCGGAAGCAACGAGGCGGTGCACCAGATCTGGCGGTGTCACCTCCACGTGCTCGAGCCGGTGCCGCAGCGGGTTGCCGTTCGCGAAACGGGTTCCCACGACGTCGAGCACGCGCTCCAGTCCGGCATCGCCGATAGCATGGATCATGAGCTGCAGGCCGGCCGCATCTGCATCCTCGACTAGAGCTGCGAGAACATCGGGGGTGTAGAGCGCTGCCCCTCGCGTGGCGGCGTCATCGGTATACGGCTCGCGCAGGAATGCCGTGCGCGCACCGAGCGAGCCATCGACGAACACTTTGATGCCGAGGATGCGGAGCGTCGCGTCGCCGAGGCCGCTCTGCATGCCGCAGGCGCGCAATGATGCCAGTTTGTCCGCAGGCAGCGAGCACGAGACGCGGACTGGCAAGGTCCACCGGGCGCGGCCGATCTGCAGGGCGCGGAACATCTCGGCCGACGTCACGTCGTGGACTGCCGTGATCCCGTGCGAGTGCAGCCGGTCCACGACGCGCGGCAATATCTCGGCCAGTTCCGCCGGGCCCGGGCGCAAGCGATCGTTCAGCGCCCACAGGTCCGTCTCGGCGATGCGCCCGCTCTCCCGATCCGTGTGCGCCCCCGGGGGCAGATCCTTCAGGGCCTGCGAGTTGACCACACCGACGTGCCCGCAGACGCGCTTGACCAGCACGGGCCGGTTCTTCACCGCCGCATCCAGCTCGCGTCGGGTCGGCAGGCGCTTCTCCGTCCACGTGCTCTCGTCGAAGCCACTGCCGACGATCCACTCTCCCCCCGGACCTCGCCCTTTCTCTTCCCAGCGGCCGACTCCGAGCGCGACCTCCTCGGGATCCTCGGTCCACGACAGGTCGGGGCCCATGAAGGAGGTGGCGATCCAGGTCAGGTGCACGTGGGCATCGGTGAAGGCTGGGATGAGGGCGCGCCCGCCGAGATCGATCCGCCGCGCCTCGCTTCGGGCGTACGGCTCCCCGCTGCCCACGCGACGGACGCGGCCGCCTTCCACCAAGACCCAATCCGCTAGCCGTGGAGATTCCGGATCGAGCGTGCGGACGACGCCGTTCTCGAAGACCAGTACTTCGCCTTGACTCATCGCCGCCTCCGCTCCGGCATCGCCGGCTCGCAGCGTTATTCTCCCCGATACGAGCCGACGCTGGCCTTCACCTCGGACTGGCACAACAGTATCTGGCGAGCAAACGGCGTAGCCTTGCACTATAACCGCGACGGCGACTCCCGGGAAACGCTCCAGAGGCCCCACAGGGGTTCCTTGACGGCCCTGGAAGTGCTTGCTACGCTTCGGCTTGCACGCTCAGGACAAGGCGGGGACGACATGGACCACATCCAACAGCGCTTGCGCGAGAGCGCCGAGCTCAAGCTCCGGCTCGGTCCCGAGGTGCTCGCGCCTTTCGCCGCACTCGTCGAAGCCACGCGGCGCGCCCTGGGCGATGGCCGCAAGCTCCTCGTCTTCGGCAACGGCGGCAGCGCCGCCGACGCCCAGCACATCGCCGCCGAGCTGGTCGGCCGCTATCTGCGCGAACGACGCGGCCTGCCCGCCGTCGCCCTCACCACGGACACGTCGATCCTGACCTCGGTGGGGAACGACTACGGCTTCGAACACATCTTCGAACGCCAGATCGAAGCGCTCGCCGTCCGGGGCGATGTGGCTCTCGGCATCAGCACGAGCGGCGAATCGGCGAACGTGAAGCGCGCCATCGTGCGCGCCAAGG containing:
- a CDS encoding amidohydrolase codes for the protein MSQGEVLVFENGVVRTLDPESPRLADWVLVEGGRVRRVGSGEPYARSEARRIDLGGRALIPAFTDAHVHLTWIATSFMGPDLSWTEDPEEVALGVGRWEEKGRGPGGEWIVGSGFDESTWTEKRLPTRRELDAAVKNRPVLVKRVCGHVGVVNSQALKDLPPGAHTDRESGRIAETDLWALNDRLRPGPAELAEILPRVVDRLHSHGITAVHDVTSAEMFRALQIGRARWTLPVRVSCSLPADKLASLRACGMQSGLGDATLRILGIKVFVDGSLGARTAFLREPYTDDAATRGAALYTPDVLAALVEDADAAGLQLMIHAIGDAGLERVLDVVGTRFANGNPLRHRLEHVEVTPPDLVHRLVASGLYACVQPNFVGRWSQPGGMNEQRLGARLAHCNAYRTLLRAGVPLSFGSDCMPLGPMEGLRAAVQHPDPAQGLSPLEAVGLYTAASAFVVGAEKRHGRIRPGMSADFAVLSEDPATPEGIANARVEATYFEGRRVYSREG
- a CDS encoding D-sedoheptulose 7-phosphate isomerase, yielding MQQRLRESAELKLRLGPEVLAPFAALVEATRRALGDGRKLLVFGNGGSAADAQHIAAELVGRYLRERRGLPAVALTTDTSILTSVGNDYGFEHIFERQIEALAVRGDVALGISTSGESANVKRAIVRAKEIGCVTGAFLGRSGGSIRSLVDHAIVIPAQDTARIQECHITLGHILCEMVETGLGE